In Gemmatimonadaceae bacterium, one DNA window encodes the following:
- a CDS encoding 50S ribosomal protein L25 produces MATAQLHATPRTGSGKGPARSLRSAGRIPGVVYGHAREPQALTLDTREFEKLLSHIAAESTVIELSLDGQTTKTLIREIQRHPFKRQILHVDFQELVAGEKVQVNIPIVLLGVPEGVRASGGVMDQTLRELSIRVDPSSIPDRIDVDVTGVQIGHSIHVSELQVPEGVEVLNDAEAPVCVVAAPRAVVEETVVAAEPVEGEAEGEPEVIGRGKEAEEETEEEK; encoded by the coding sequence ATGGCAACCGCACAACTCCACGCAACTCCGCGAACCGGCTCCGGCAAAGGTCCCGCGCGCTCGCTCCGCTCGGCGGGACGGATTCCCGGCGTGGTTTACGGCCACGCGCGCGAGCCGCAGGCGCTCACGCTGGACACGCGCGAGTTCGAGAAGCTGCTCTCGCACATCGCCGCCGAGAGCACCGTCATCGAGCTGTCGCTCGACGGCCAGACGACCAAGACGCTGATCCGCGAGATCCAGCGGCATCCCTTCAAGCGCCAGATCCTGCACGTGGATTTCCAGGAGCTGGTCGCCGGCGAGAAGGTGCAGGTCAACATCCCCATCGTCCTGCTGGGCGTGCCCGAAGGCGTGCGCGCATCCGGCGGCGTCATGGATCAGACGCTGCGCGAGCTGTCGATCCGCGTGGACCCGTCGTCCATCCCCGATCGCATCGACGTGGACGTCACCGGGGTGCAGATCGGTCACTCGATTCACGTCAGCGAGCTGCAGGTTCCCGAGGGCGTCGAGGTTCTCAACGACGCCGAGGCGCCTGTCTGCGTCGTCGCCGCGCCGCGCGCCGTGGTCGAGGAGACGGTCGTTGCCGCCGAGCCGGTCGAGGGCGAGGCCGAGGGCGAGCCGGAAGTGATCGGCCGCGGCAAGGAAGCAGAGGAAGAGACGGAAGAGGAGAAGTGA
- a CDS encoding ribose-phosphate pyrophosphokinase: MSGSANRALAEEMASQLGLELCKVTLSRFADGELFVRIDENVRGNDVFIVQPTNPPADNLMELLLLIDAAKRASAARVTCVMPYYGYSRQDRKDQPRVAIGAKLVANMIMTAGADRLLGVDFHQHQLQGFFDVPVDHLYAAPVFVSHFKRKNLHDVVVVAPDVGSAKMARGFAKRLDGTLAIIDKRRPRANVSEVVNVVGEVEGRDCILADDMIDTAGTVSEAARALKELGAGDVYVCATHALLSGPAKERLSGAPIKEVVVTDTIAIREESKFDTLTVLSVGELLSKAVRFIHSEQSVSSLFD; encoded by the coding sequence ATGAGCGGCTCTGCCAATCGTGCGCTGGCCGAAGAGATGGCGTCGCAGCTCGGGCTGGAGCTGTGCAAGGTCACGCTGAGCCGCTTTGCCGATGGCGAGCTGTTCGTGCGGATCGACGAGAACGTGCGGGGCAACGACGTTTTCATCGTTCAGCCGACGAACCCTCCCGCGGACAACCTGATGGAGCTTCTGCTGCTGATCGACGCGGCGAAGCGCGCATCGGCGGCGCGGGTGACCTGCGTGATGCCGTACTACGGCTACTCGCGGCAGGATCGCAAGGACCAGCCGCGGGTGGCGATCGGCGCGAAGCTCGTGGCGAACATGATCATGACGGCCGGTGCGGACAGGCTGCTGGGGGTCGACTTCCACCAGCACCAGCTGCAGGGGTTCTTCGACGTTCCGGTGGACCATCTGTACGCGGCGCCGGTGTTCGTCTCGCACTTCAAGCGGAAGAATCTGCACGACGTGGTGGTGGTGGCGCCGGACGTAGGCTCGGCGAAGATGGCGCGCGGTTTCGCGAAGCGGCTGGACGGGACGTTGGCGATCATCGACAAGCGCCGCCCCCGGGCGAACGTGTCGGAGGTCGTGAACGTCGTCGGCGAAGTGGAAGGGCGCGATTGTATTCTGGCGGACGACATGATCGACACCGCGGGCACGGTCTCGGAGGCCGCGCGCGCGTTGAAGGAGCTGGGAGCGGGTGACGTGTACGTCTGTGCGACGCACGCGCTTCTGTCGGGACCGGCGAAGGAGCGGCTCAGCGGCGCTCCGATCAAGGAAGTGGTGGTCACGGACACGATCGCCATCCGGGAAGAGTCGAAGTTCGACACGCTGACAGTGCTGTCCGTGGGCGAGCTGTTGTCCAAGGCGGTGAGGTTCATTCATTCCGAGCAATCGGTGAGCTCGTTGTTCGACTGA